From the Spiribacter sp. 2438 genome, one window contains:
- a CDS encoding PIN domain-containing protein codes for MSVLIDTNILVYRFDPVDPTKQRLATELLAQRLQAGEPTLLPHQAIIEFVAAVTRPRCALAGEPLLIRREALIEAEAMMQQFDVLYPDALVLQTALRGAEVYGLSWFDAHLWAYAEVNGIPEILSEDFQHGRYYGSVRVVDPFIQAAGGARELPALYG; via the coding sequence GTGTCCGTGCTGATTGATACCAACATACTGGTCTATCGATTCGATCCAGTCGACCCGACAAAGCAACGTCTGGCAACAGAGCTACTGGCTCAACGTCTGCAGGCAGGTGAACCCACACTTTTGCCGCATCAAGCGATTATTGAGTTTGTCGCAGCCGTCACCCGGCCTCGCTGCGCACTTGCGGGGGAGCCACTTCTTATCAGAAGAGAAGCCCTGATCGAAGCCGAGGCAATGATGCAGCAGTTTGATGTGCTCTATCCGGATGCGCTCGTCCTGCAAACTGCACTGCGCGGGGCTGAGGTCTATGGCCTGTCTTGGTTTGATGCCCATCTGTGGGCCTATGCTGAGGTCAATGGCATCCCCGAAATCCTCTCAGAGGACTTTCAGCATGGCCGGTATTACGGCAGCGTCAGGGTGGTCGATCCTTTTATTCAGGCCGCTGGCGGGGCTCGTGAACTCCCGGCTCTGTACGGGTAG
- a CDS encoding M48 family metallopeptidase, with protein MTIECRHIEVSGIPVEVRRKAIKNLHIGVYPPNGAVRVSAPVHLDDESVRLAIVSRLSWIYRQQRSFARQKRESTREMVTGESHYYSGTRYRLDVVERPGHPGVRVVDKGTLQLRVRPGADRLAREKVLERWYRQQLKTHIPGLISLWAPVMGVEVNECRIKRMRTLWGSCNIQAKRIWLNLELAKKPLRCLEYVLVHEMVHLLERRHNARFRGFMDQYLPDWRLRRDELNDMPLADEGLAD; from the coding sequence GTGACTATTGAGTGCCGTCATATTGAGGTCAGTGGCATCCCCGTGGAGGTTCGCCGCAAGGCGATCAAAAACCTGCATATCGGCGTTTATCCACCCAACGGCGCCGTTCGCGTCTCCGCACCGGTGCATCTGGACGATGAGTCGGTGCGGCTGGCGATCGTCTCTCGGCTGAGCTGGATTTACCGGCAGCAGCGAAGTTTTGCGCGCCAGAAGCGCGAGTCCACTCGGGAAATGGTCACTGGAGAAAGCCATTACTACAGCGGGACCCGCTACCGCTTGGACGTTGTGGAGCGGCCCGGCCATCCGGGAGTGCGGGTGGTCGACAAAGGCACGCTCCAACTGCGGGTCCGGCCCGGTGCCGATCGGCTGGCTCGGGAAAAGGTGCTGGAGCGTTGGTACCGACAGCAGCTTAAGACCCACATTCCTGGCCTTATCTCTTTGTGGGCGCCGGTAATGGGGGTCGAGGTCAACGAATGCCGCATCAAACGAATGAGGACGCTTTGGGGCAGTTGTAACATCCAGGCGAAGCGCATTTGGCTGAATCTGGAGCTCGCGAAGAAGCCCCTGAGGTGCCTGGAGTATGTGCTGGTGCACGAAATGGTGCATCTGCTTGAGCGCCGTCATAACGCCCGGTTCAGGGGTTTCATGGACCAGTACCTGCCGGATTGGCGCCTGCGCAGAGATGAGCTCAACGACATGCCGCTGGCCGATGAAGGCTTGGCTGATTGA
- a CDS encoding AbrB/MazE/SpoVT family DNA-binding domain-containing protein, whose amino-acid sequence MPKVTSKLQVTLPKKIADAHGIHPGDQIDFESAGDVIRIRPKDAISRPGGRAKSPAERLRLFEEATRRQQARERSMKVNSRSTSPDREWTREALYERVRAD is encoded by the coding sequence ATGCCCAAAGTTACTAGCAAATTACAGGTTACCCTGCCCAAGAAAATCGCGGATGCGCATGGAATCCATCCGGGTGATCAGATTGATTTTGAGTCTGCCGGAGATGTGATTCGGATCCGGCCCAAAGACGCAATCAGCAGACCTGGTGGTAGGGCGAAGTCACCCGCAGAGCGGTTGCGACTTTTTGAGGAGGCGACTCGTCGGCAGCAGGCCCGGGAGCGCTCAATGAAGGTGAATAGTCGCAGCACGTCTCCAGATCGAGAGTGGACGCGGGAGGCGCTTTACGAACGTGTCCGTGCTGATTGA
- a CDS encoding HNH endonuclease, whose amino-acid sequence MDSSDEDFRAAAFAHVAALTAQHGVLSSRIIRDGFQFEGQRIPLVNPQQGIFKPRQMRYLLSIRTVIPRKGAKVWYDDQRQVHDQIYAGDECVDYAFMGDKPDARNNIWLREAWEAGTPFIYFLGVAPGRFQAVMPAFIADWDPNSLSVSVTFGEEPSVTASQPNDAIERRYTLRQVKQRLHQSQFREAVLSAYDYRCAISNLPEERLLDAAHIVADRDERLGQPEVVNGLPLSKVHHAAFDGHMIGIDPDYRLHVSDALMAQNDGPTLEALKQSDGQLLHLPNRKRDYPDRERLAARFEVYRKVS is encoded by the coding sequence ATGGATTCATCTGACGAGGACTTCCGCGCCGCCGCCTTCGCCCACGTCGCCGCCCTAACGGCACAGCACGGGGTGCTGAGCTCCCGCATCATCCGCGATGGTTTTCAGTTTGAGGGTCAGCGCATCCCGCTGGTCAATCCGCAGCAGGGCATCTTCAAGCCTCGGCAAATGCGCTATCTGCTGTCGATCCGCACGGTGATTCCTCGCAAGGGCGCAAAGGTCTGGTATGACGACCAGCGCCAGGTTCATGACCAGATTTACGCCGGTGACGAGTGCGTCGATTATGCCTTTATGGGCGACAAGCCCGACGCCCGGAACAACATTTGGCTACGCGAGGCGTGGGAAGCCGGTACCCCGTTCATCTATTTCCTCGGTGTCGCGCCCGGACGATTCCAGGCGGTGATGCCCGCATTTATTGCCGACTGGGACCCCAATTCCCTGTCTGTCTCAGTGACCTTCGGCGAGGAACCCAGTGTGACCGCATCGCAGCCCAATGACGCCATTGAGCGCCGCTACACGCTTCGTCAGGTCAAACAGCGCCTGCACCAATCGCAGTTTCGTGAGGCAGTGCTCTCGGCCTATGACTATCGCTGCGCCATTTCTAACCTGCCGGAGGAGCGTTTATTGGACGCCGCTCACATCGTTGCCGATCGCGATGAGCGCCTCGGGCAGCCAGAGGTGGTCAACGGCTTGCCGCTATCAAAGGTCCATCATGCGGCATTTGATGGCCATATGATTGGCATCGATCCGGATTATCGGCTGCATGTGTCCGATGCGCTGATGGCTCAGAACGACGGCCCAACCCTGGAGGCCCTGAAGCAGAGCGATGGCCAACTGCTGCACCTGCCGAACCGCAAGCGGGATTATCCGGACCGGGAGCGGCTGGCGGCCCGGTTCGAGGTTTACCGGAAGGTGTCGTAA
- a CDS encoding secondary thiamine-phosphate synthase enzyme YjbQ, with the protein MWIQREIELNRPRGFHLVTDAVREAMPEIAEIRVGLLHVFMRHTSASLTINENADPSVRVDYETSMNRLVPEGPDGYTHTIEGPDDMPAHIKASLMGASVQIPITEGRLNLGTWQGIYFCEHRDRGGPRTLVITLQGDSQ; encoded by the coding sequence ATGTGGATTCAGCGGGAAATCGAGCTTAACCGGCCGCGGGGCTTTCATCTGGTGACCGACGCCGTGCGGGAGGCGATGCCCGAGATCGCCGAGATTCGCGTCGGCCTATTGCATGTGTTCATGCGGCATACCTCGGCGTCGCTCACGATCAATGAAAATGCCGATCCGTCGGTCCGCGTGGATTACGAGACCAGCATGAACCGCCTGGTGCCCGAGGGCCCCGATGGCTATACCCACACCATCGAGGGCCCGGATGACATGCCCGCCCACATCAAGGCGAGCCTGATGGGCGCGAGCGTGCAAATCCCGATCACCGAGGGGCGACTCAACCTCGGCACCTGGCAGGGCATTTACTTTTGTGAACACCGTGACCGCGGTGGGCCACGGACATTGGTCATCACATTGCAGGGAGACAGTCAGTGA
- a CDS encoding histidine phosphatase family protein has protein sequence MKRFSIILGLILLTTSAFAQNDPVTALRDDGHVLMLRHAIAPGFGDPAEFDINDCSTQRNLSEEGRAQARSIGERLRGEGLGDITVYTSAWCRCRETAAEMDLTEAKAHPGLSSFFQDREGRDEIIAELRDLLSELADGPPAVLVTHQVNIRAIAGQGVRSGEGLIVKPDDEGSVRIVGSLRP, from the coding sequence ATGAAACGGTTTTCGATAATCCTTGGCCTGATCCTGCTCACCACGAGCGCCTTCGCCCAGAACGATCCGGTCACGGCCCTACGCGATGACGGCCATGTCCTGATGCTGCGCCATGCCATCGCCCCGGGCTTTGGCGACCCGGCCGAGTTCGATATCAATGACTGCTCAACGCAACGCAACCTCTCCGAGGAGGGCCGGGCACAGGCCCGGTCGATTGGCGAGCGCCTGCGCGGCGAGGGCTTGGGTGACATAACGGTGTACACCAGCGCGTGGTGCCGTTGCCGGGAGACCGCGGCCGAGATGGATCTGACCGAGGCCAAGGCCCACCCAGGGCTGAGTAGTTTTTTTCAGGACCGCGAGGGGCGCGATGAGATCATCGCAGAATTACGGGATTTGCTCTCTGAACTCGCCGATGGCCCGCCCGCGGTGCTTGTCACCCACCAGGTGAATATCCGCGCGATCGCCGGCCAGGGCGTGCGATCCGGCGAGGGGCTGATCGTAAAGCCCGATGACGAGGGCTCAGTCCGCATCGTCGGATCGCTCCGGCCGTGA